In Panulirus ornatus isolate Po-2019 chromosome 40, ASM3632096v1, whole genome shotgun sequence, a single window of DNA contains:
- the LOC139761510 gene encoding uncharacterized protein, giving the protein MGFEKNDLRGLKCGRGFPGVEVIEKRIVGGSLGIKRTRGGSLCCLSSSLWPAVLASPVPEPGYGGYGGYGGYGHGYGGYGHGGYGHGYGYGYGYGYGHGYGHGYGGYGHGHGGYGYGRCVRCVVSLLLVALASASPLPEPGYYGYGGHGGYGGYGGYGYGGYGGYGGYGHGGYGYGGYGYGHGGYGGYGYGR; this is encoded by the exons ATGGGATTTGAGAAGAATGATTTGAGAGGCTTGAAGTGTGGGAGGGGGTTTCCAGGAGTTGAGGTAATTGAGAAAAGGATTGTTGGAGGGTCTCTGGGAATCAAGCGAACAAGAGGAG gatcgctgtgttgtctgtcttcctccttgTGGCCTGCTGTCCTGGCCAGCCCCGTGCCTGAACCTGgctatggtggctatggtggctatggtggtTATGGACATGGATATGGCGGATATGGTCATGGTGGATACGGTCATGGTTATGGCTATGGATATGGCTACGGCTATGGCCATGGATATGGACATGGATATGGTGGATACGGACATGGACATGGTGGATATGGCTATGGTCGTT gtgttcGTTGTGTTGTCTCTCTTCTGCTGGTGGCCCTAGCCTCAGCCAGTCCCCTACCAGAACCTGGTTACTATGGCTATGGTGGACATGGTGGCTATGGAGGATATGGTGGATACGGCTATGGAGGatatggtggttatggtggataCGGTCATGGAGGATATGGCTATGGTGGATACGGCTATGGTcatggtggatatggtggataCGGCTATGGGAGATAA
- the LOC139761552 gene encoding uncharacterized protein has translation MAALAMGKDMAASERDMAVAMAEEEEEEEVMGKDMAVGEEVAMGKDMAEVAMGKDMAEVAMGKDMAEVAMGKEVAAMGKDMAVAEVAMGKDMAEVAMGKDTAAGKDMAEVAMGKDMVEEALDTIKCQLH, from the exons ATGGCGGCCTTGGCTATGGGAAAGGACATGGCGGCTTCAGAAAGGGACATGGCGGTGGctatggcggaggaggaggaggaggaggaggttatgggaAAGGACatggcggtgggggaggaggtggctatgggaaaggACATGGCGgaggtggctatgggaaaggACATGGCGgaggtggctatgggaaaggACATGGCGgaggtggctatgggaaaggAGGTGGCGGCTATGGGAAAGGACATGGCGGTGGCGgaggtggctatgggaaaggACATGGCGgaggtggctatgggaaaggACACGGCAGCGGGAAAGGACATGGCGgaggtggctatgggaaaggACATGGTGGAGGAGGCTTTG gATACCATTAAGTGTCAACTCCACTGA
- the LOC139761553 gene encoding uncharacterized protein — protein sequence MGFNMNLLLPMMVAILIAVLTAAEPKPTFYKGYGGHDEYGGDGYGHSGGYGGYGKGKGYWKGGYGKGKGHGGYGHSGGYGGGHSGGYGHGGGGHGGGYGGGYDGGYGGSGYGGHGGGGYSGGGYGDGYGGGHGGYGSSGYGYH from the exons ATGGGCTTCAATATG AATCTACTGTTGCCAATGATGGTGGCGATCCTTATCGCTGTGTTGACAGCCGCAGAACCCAAACCTACATTCTACAAGGGCTATGGTGGCCATGATGAATACGGTGGCGATGGCTATGGCCacagtggtggatatggtggctaTGGGAAAGGCAAGGGCTACTGGAAAGGCGGATATGGTAAGGGCAAAGGCCACGGAGGCTATGGCCATAGTGGTGGCTATGGAGGAGGACATAGTGGCGGCTATGGCCACGGtggtggtggacatggtggtggatatggtggtggatacgATGGTGGGTATGGTGGAAGTGGATATGGTGGACATGGGGGTGGTGGCTACAGCGGCGGTGGATATGGTGACGGCTACGGAGGTGGACATGGAGGATACGGTAGCAGTGGATATG GATACCATTGA
- the LOC139761554 gene encoding uncharacterized protein isoform X2 has translation MTLRMRVALVAMLVMLAVALVLSAPDGKGHGGGHGHGGGGYGHGGGGYGHGGGGYGKGHGGGYGHGGGGYGKGHGGGYGKGHGGGGYGKGHGGGYGHGGGGGYGKGHGGGYGHGGGGYGKGHGGGGYGKGHGGGYGHGGGGYGHGGGGYGKGHGGGGYGHGGGGYGKGHGGGYGHGGGGYGHGGGGYGHGGGGGYGKGHGGGYGHGGGGGYGKGHGGYGYH, from the exons ATGACCCTCCGGATG CGTGTGGCCCTTGTGGCCATGTTGGTGATGCTTGCCGTGGCCCTCGTGCTGTCCGCCCCTGATGGCAAGGGCCATGGTGGTGGCCATGGCCATGGTGGAGGCGGATATGGCCACGGCGGAGGAGGATatggccatggtggtggtggttatggaaaAGGCCACGGTGGTGGATatggccatggtggtggtggttatggaaaaggccatggtggtggatatggaaagggccatggtggtggtggttatggaaaaggccatggtggtggatatggccatggtggaggtggtggctatGGAAAAGGCCATGGAGGAGGATatggccatggtggtggtggatatggaAAAGGCCATGGTGGCGGCGGTTATGGCAAGGGCCATGGTGGCGGATATGGCCATGGCGGTGGTGGATatggccatggtggtggtggatatggaAAGGGCCATGGCGGTGGTGGATATGGCCATGGCGGTGGAGGTTACGGCAAGGgccatggtggtggatatggccaCGGTGGCGGCGGATATGGCCATGGTGGTGGCGGATATGGCCATGGAGGCGGTGGAGGCTATGGGAAGGGCCATGGTGGCGGATATGGccatgggggaggtggtggatatGGCAAAGGACATGGTGGATATG gTTACCATTAA
- the LOC139761554 gene encoding uncharacterized protein isoform X3 gives MTLRMRVALVAMLVMLAVALVLSAPDGKGHGGGHGHGGGGYGHGGGGYGHGGGGYGKGHGGGYGHGGGGYGKGHGGGYGKGHGGGGYGKGHGGGYGHGGGGYGKGHGGGGYGKGHGGGYGHGGGGYGHGGGGYGKGHGGGGYGHGGGGYGKGHGGGYGHGGGGYGHGGGGYGHGGGGGYGKGHGGGYGHGGGGGYGKGHGGYGKEKPLFNFNI, from the exons ATGACCCTCCGGATG CGTGTGGCCCTTGTGGCCATGTTGGTGATGCTTGCCGTGGCCCTCGTGCTGTCCGCCCCTGATGGCAAGGGCCATGGTGGTGGCCATGGCCATGGTGGAGGCGGATATGGCCACGGCGGAGGAGGATatggccatggtggtggtggttatggaaaAGGCCACGGTGGTGGATatggccatggtggtggtggttatggaaaaggccatggtggtggatatggaaagggccatggtggtggtggttatggaaaaggccatggtg GAGGATatggccatggtggtggtggatatggaAAAGGCCATGGTGGCGGCGGTTATGGCAAGGGCCATGGTGGCGGATATGGCCATGGCGGTGGTGGATatggccatggtggtggtggatatggaAAGGGCCATGGCGGTGGTGGATATGGCCATGGCGGTGGAGGTTACGGCAAGGgccatggtggtggatatggccaCGGTGGCGGCGGATATGGCCATGGTGGTGGCGGATATGGCCATGGAGGCGGTGGAGGCTATGGGAAGGGCCATGGTGGCGGATATGGccatgggggaggtggtggatatGGCAAAGGACATGGTGGATATGGTAAGGAGAAACCCTTGTtcaatttcaacatctaa
- the LOC139761554 gene encoding uncharacterized protein isoform X4 has protein sequence MTLRMRVALVAMLVMLAVALVLSAPDGKGHGGGHGHGGGGYGHGGGGYGHGGGGYGKGHGGGYGHGGGGYGKGHGGGYGHGGGGYGKGHGGGGYGKGHGGGYGHGGGGYGHGGGGYGKGHGGGGYGHGGGGYGKGHGGGYGHGGGGYGHGGGGYGHGGGGGYGKGHGGGYGHGGGGGYGKGHGGYGKEKPLFNFNI, from the exons ATGACCCTCCGGATG CGTGTGGCCCTTGTGGCCATGTTGGTGATGCTTGCCGTGGCCCTCGTGCTGTCCGCCCCTGATGGCAAGGGCCATGGTGGTGGCCATGGCCATGGTGGAGGCGGATATGGCCACGGCGGAGGAGGATatggccatggtggtggtggttatggaaaAGGCCACGGTGGTGGATatggccatggtggtggtggttatggaaaaggccatggtg GAGGATatggccatggtggtggtggatatggaAAAGGCCATGGTGGCGGCGGTTATGGCAAGGGCCATGGTGGCGGATATGGCCATGGCGGTGGTGGATatggccatggtggtggtggatatggaAAGGGCCATGGCGGTGGTGGATATGGCCATGGCGGTGGAGGTTACGGCAAGGgccatggtggtggatatggccaCGGTGGCGGCGGATATGGCCATGGTGGTGGCGGATATGGCCATGGAGGCGGTGGAGGCTATGGGAAGGGCCATGGTGGCGGATATGGccatgggggaggtggtggatatGGCAAAGGACATGGTGGATATGGTAAGGAGAAACCCTTGTtcaatttcaacatctaa
- the LOC139761554 gene encoding uncharacterized protein isoform X1, producing the protein MTLRMRVALVAMLVMLAVALVLSAPDGKGHGGGHGHGGGGYGHGGGGYGHGGGGYGKGHGGGYGHGGGGYGKGHGGGYGKGHGGGGYGKGHGGGYGHGGGGGYGKGHGGGYGHGGGGYGKGHGGGGYGKGHGGGYGHGGGGYGHGGGGYGKGHGGGGYGHGGGGYGKGHGGGYGHGGGGYGHGGGGYGHGGGGGYGKGHGGGYGHGGGGGYGKGHGGYGKEKPLFNFNI; encoded by the exons ATGACCCTCCGGATG CGTGTGGCCCTTGTGGCCATGTTGGTGATGCTTGCCGTGGCCCTCGTGCTGTCCGCCCCTGATGGCAAGGGCCATGGTGGTGGCCATGGCCATGGTGGAGGCGGATATGGCCACGGCGGAGGAGGATatggccatggtggtggtggttatggaaaAGGCCACGGTGGTGGATatggccatggtggtggtggttatggaaaaggccatggtggtggatatggaaagggccatggtggtggtggttatggaaaaggccatggtggtggatatggccatggtggaggtggtggctatGGAAAAGGCCATGGAGGAGGATatggccatggtggtggtggatatggaAAAGGCCATGGTGGCGGCGGTTATGGCAAGGGCCATGGTGGCGGATATGGCCATGGCGGTGGTGGATatggccatggtggtggtggatatggaAAGGGCCATGGCGGTGGTGGATATGGCCATGGCGGTGGAGGTTACGGCAAGGgccatggtggtggatatggccaCGGTGGCGGCGGATATGGCCATGGTGGTGGCGGATATGGCCATGGAGGCGGTGGAGGCTATGGGAAGGGCCATGGTGGCGGATATGGccatgggggaggtggtggatatGGCAAAGGACATGGTGGATATGGTAAGGAGAAACCCTTGTtcaatttcaacatctaa